The Tropicibacter oceani DNA segment CTTGCGCGCGGGCGGCGTCGATCCGGGCGATGGCGGCCTGCGGGTCGGCCTGGAACTTGATCAGGTGTTTGTCCCCGGTCCTGGTAATGATCTGCACCGCCGAGCCGAGGGCGCGCAGCCTGGCGACCTGGTCCAGCAGGACAAGCCGCCCGGCAGGGCCGTTCAGCGCGCCGTCGACCATGTCCCAGTGGTGGCCCAGCTCTTCGTCCATGAGGTACCAGCCGCGCAGCGACACGGCGGCCAGCCCGCCGATGGCCCCGGTCCAGACATGCGGATTGCCCGCCAGCCAAAGGATGGCCATGCCGGCCGCCATGGCGATGGCGGCAAGGGTCAGGTGGGATTGGATATAGGTCCTGCGATCGGGCGAAAAACGCATCATGCCTCTCCTCTCTGGATCTGGCGCAGCAGGGCATAGACCTTGCGCGCCTCGGGGATGCGTTCAAAGCCGATGCGGTGCCGGTGTGATCCGTTCTTGGTCATCACGTGGCGTTCGGCGAACCAGATGGTGCCGGGATCGTCGCCTTCGAATTCAAGCGGCGTATCGGGCTGGATCGGATAGGATTTCAGCTTGCGGCCCAGAAGGGGCGTATTGGAGGCGACAAAGCCGCGCCGGTTGGTCAGCGTATAGGTGGTGAACCGGCGCACAAAGGCATTCCAGATCACGAACAGCCCGGCATTCCACATCCCGATTGCCAGAAAGATCAACCCGAACAGCGGAAACAGCCCGACAGGGCCTTCTTTGATCTGGCCCGTGATGCTGCTGGCCACCGACATCCAGAACAACGAAAAGGTGACAAAGATCAAACCCATGACATGCCGCATCGGCTGGACACGGCCAAGCGACAGGCCGGGCGCCGGGCGCGCCTGCCACAGGATCACTTCGCCGGGGTCAAGCAGCCCCTCCCATCCGGGGGGCGGCGAAAGAGGCGCCGCGCTGGCCGGGCCGGTTTCGGTCATCCCAGCACCCGGACCAGGACCAACGCCACCAGGGCGACGACGCCGATGGCGGCCAGGATCAGAAACTTGGGGATGTTCAGAGGCGGCGATACCGGGCCGTCAGCCGACTCGATGCCCTTGGCCGAATCCGTCCGCAGCCGCGCGCCGCGTGCCTTGGGGGCCAGTTCGGAAAAGGTGCCGACCCAGCGCAGCGGCGCGGCGACGGTCAGGGTCTGGGTGGTGTTGTCAAAGGCCTGGCTGGGCAGGATCAGCACATGGCCCTTCAGGGCGTCGATCTGCGGACGCGCCGCGTTGAAATCCGCACCCGAGGCGTTGTGCGCCTCGGCCATGTAGCGCGACAGCGGCATGTCCTCGAGGTCGCGAATGCTGACGACGTCGACAAAGGCGGGGCGCAGGGTCTTGGCGCCCAGACCGTATTTCAGCGGCCATTCGCCGGTGCCGGCCATGGTGGTGAAACGCTCGATCGCCTCGGGCGGCAGGTCCAGGTGGAACAGGCGGACGGTGCCGGTTTCCGACCCGTTGATCAGCATGCTGGTCATACCATCACCTCTTTGGGGCGGGCGCGCAGGTTGCGTGCCAGAAGATCCATCGCTGCCATGCGCACGGCGACACCCATTTCGACCTGATCCTGGATGACGCTGCGGTTGATGTCGTCGGCCAGGGTGCCGTCGATCTCGACGCCGCGGTTCATCGGGCCGGGGTGCATGACGATGGCGTCGGGCTTGGCCTTGGCCAGCTTTTCGGCGTCCAGCCCATAACGGTGGTAATACTCGCGTTCAGACGGGATGAACCCGCCGTCCATGCGTTCCTTTTGCAGGCGCAGCATCATGACGACGTCGACGTCTTTCAGCCCCTCTTCCATGTTGTCGTAGACCTCGACGCCAAAGTGTTCGATCCCCGAGGGCATCAGGGTCGAAGGTCCGACAAGGCGGATGCGGTTTTCCATCTTGTGCAGCAGCAGGATGTTGCTGCGCGCCACGCGCGAATGGGCAATGTCGCCGCAGATGGCGATGTTCAGGCGGTGCAGGCGGCCCTTGGCCCGGCGGATCGTCAAGGCGTCCAGCAGGGCCTGGGTGGGGTGCTCGTGCTTGCCGTCGCCGGCGTTCAGAACCGCGCAGTTCACCTTTTGCGCCAGCAGGTCGACAGCGCCGGAATGCGGGTGCCGCACAACCAGCAGATCGGGGTGCATGGCGTTCAGCGTCATGGCGGTGTCGATCAGGGTTTCACCCTTCTTGATCGAGCTGGCCTGCATCGACATGTTCATCACGTCCGCGCCCAGCCGTTTGCCCGCCAGTTCGAAACTGGCCTGGGTGCGGGTCGAGTTTTCGAAGAACATGTTGATCTGGGTCAGACCTGCCAGTGCGCTGGCGTGTTTGTCCCGGCGGCGGTTGAAGCCGACATATTGGTCGGCCAGATCCAGTACGGTCGTGATCTCGTCGGGGCGCAGGGGCTCGATGCCCAGAAGGTGGCGGTGATCGAAACGCATGGTGCCCTCGTGTTTGTCTGCTTTCGTAATAGAAAGCGAAAGGCTTGGGGGCAAGTGGTGCCAGCGCCCTTGAAGCCGCGCCCACCCGCCCACCCCGCGGCTTGGGGGGCCGGGGCGCGGTGTTGACTGCGCCGGGGGGATTTTGCGCATCCGGGCAAGAGGGCGCATTTCCTTTGCCCCTTGTGCGGGGGTAGGGTGCCGAAATGGAATCGGCTTTGGATTGGCATACGGCGCGCGCTCTTTTGGAGTGGCAGTTCGAGATGGGGGTGGACGAGGCGATCTCGGACCGCCCGATCGACCGTTTCGCGATCGAGCAGGCCGCCCGCGAAGCCGCCGCATCGCAAAAGGCGCAGGTGGCTGTCGCCCGCACGGCCCCCGGCATCGTCGTGCCTGAAAAAGGGCCGGACCCGGTCGAGGTGGCCCTGGCCAGCGCCAAGGCCGCCGCCGACCTGGCGGGTCTGCGCGCTGCGATGGAGGCCTTTGAACACTGCGAGTTGAAGCGCGGGGCGCGCAACCTTGTGTTTTGCGACGGCAATCCCGCAGGCCGCGTGATGATCATCGGCGAAGCCCCCGGCCGCGACGAGGACCGCATTGGCAAACCGTTTGTCGGCAAGGCGGGGCAGTTGCTGGACCGGATGCTGGCGGCAATTGATTTGTCGCGTGACGACAGCGTCTATATCACCAACGTCCTGCCCTGGCGCCCGCCGCAGAACCGCGACCCCAAACCGGACGAGATCGCCATGATGCTGCCCTTTCTGCAGCGCCACATCGCCTTGGTCGATCCAGACCTGCTGGTGATCGCCGGGAACATCAGTTGCCAGGCTTTGCTGGGCAAACGCGGGATCACGCGGCTGCGCGGGCAATGGACCGAGGTTGCCGGCCGCCCGGCGCTGCCGATGTTTCACCCCGCCTACCTTCTGCGCACGCCCGCGGCCAAACGCGAAGCATGGGCCGATCTGCTAGAGCTGAGGACCCGGCTGGAGGCATCAGGCAAATGAGCGTTGATCTGATCGTTCTGCTTGCCTTTGTTCCGGCGGGGCTGGCCCTGAACCTGACGCCGGGGGCGGACATGATGTTCTGCCTGGCGCAGGGCTTGCGCGGTGGCGCGCGGCCCGGCTGGGCGGCCTCGGCCGGGATCGCGGCGGGGGGGCTGGTGCATGCGGCGCTGGCAGGGCTGGGGCTTAGCGCGCTTCTGGCGACCTTTCCCGCCGCTTTCGAGGCGATTCGCTGGGGCGGCGTGGCCTATCTGCTGTGGCTGGCGGTCAAGACACTGCGCGCGCCCATTGGCGGGCCGCAGGGCAAGGGGCTGCGCCCGGCGCAGGCCTTTGTGCAGGGCTTTGCGGTGAACATGACCAACCCCAAGGTGATCCTGTTCATCCTGGCCTTTGTGCCGCAATTCGTGACGCCTGACCGGGCGATCCTGCCGCAGTTCCTGATCTTCGGAATGGTGCTGTCGCTGGGCGGGCTGGTGATCAACGGGCTGGTCGGGCAATTCGCCGGATACCTGCGCGCCGGGCTGACCGGCGGGTCGGTGGCCGACCGGGTGCTGCGCTGGCTGTCGGCCACGCTGTTCGCGGGCCTTGCCGTGCGGCTGGCGCTGACCTCAACACGGTGAAAGGGACATAGCATGAGCCGTATCGACGAGACCAAGGAATTCATCCCGGTGCGTATCGCCATCCTGACGGTCAGCGACACGCGTGGGCTGGATCAAGACCGCTCGGGCGACACGTTGGTGCAGCGGCTGACCGAGGCCGGTCACAGCCTTGCCGACCGCAAGATCATCCGCGACGAACGCGCCGAGATCGCCGACCAGCTGCGCGCCTGGATCGCCAACCCCGAGGTGGACGTGATCATCTCGACCGGGGGCACGGGGCTGACCGGACGCGACGTCACGGTCGAGGCGCACCGCGATGTCTATGAAAAGGAAATCGACGCCTTTGGCACCGTTTTCACCATGGTGTCGTTTCAGAAAATCGGCACCAGCGCCGTGCAAAGCCGCGCCACCGGGGGCGTCGCGGGCGGCACCTATCTGTTCGCGCTGCCGGGCAGCACCGGCGCCTGCAAGGACGCCTGGGATGAAATTTTGCGCTGGCAGCTCGATTTCCGGCACCGGCCTTGTAACTTTGTCGAGATTTTTCCGCGTTTGGACGAACATTTGCGACGGAAGTGATCCGCCCCTGCGTATAACCCCGTACAGTATTGTGCGGGGCATGTCCGGGAATTATTCCTGAGCCGTCCCGCACGGCGGTGACCTCCGCGGAGATTGATACATGCGCTTCTTACGCAAAAGCCTGACCGGGCTGTTCCTGACAGCCGTGACCCTGGGGTTGATGTTCTACGCCGGAACGATGGTGCGCGAGGCGGTTCAGGCCCGCATGTCCGAAGAGCCGCGCGTGCCGCAGGCGCGGGAACGGGTCTTTGCCGTCAACGTCGCGCCGGTGGTTTTCGAAACGGTGACGCCGGTGCTCAGCGCCTTTGGCGAAGTGCAATCCAGTCGCACGCTGGAACTGCGCGCGGCCAGCAGCGGAACGCTGATCGATTTGCACCCGGATTTCGTCGAAGGCGGTCAGGTCACGCAGGGTCAGCTGTTGGCGCGTATCGACCCGGCCGATGCCCAGGCGGCGCTGGAACGCGCCGAAAGTGATCTGCTGGACGCTCAGGCCGAACAGCGTGAAGCGGACCGCGCCATCGTGCTGGCCGAGGATGAATTGCAGGCGGCGCGCGACCAGGTGGCCCTGCGCGAACAGGCGCTGAAGCGGCAAACCGACCTGGTGGATCGCAACGTCGGTACCGCTGCGGCGGTCGAAACCGCAGAACTGGCCCTGTCCAGCGCGCATCAGGCGGTGCTGTCACGGCGCCAGGCGGTGGCGACAGCACAATCGCGGATTGATCAGGCCGCGACCAAGCTCAAGCGCGCCCAGATCGCGTTGGAAGAAGCGCGCCGGCATCTGGCCAACACCGAAATCCGCGCGGAATTCTCGGGCACGCTGTCGGATGTGACGGTGGTCGCCGGTCGTCTGGTGTCGACCAATGAAAAGCTGGCGCAGATTGTCGATGCAGACGCGCTCGAAGTGGTGTTCAGGGTGTCGACGCAGGAATACGCGCGGCTTCTGGACGACGACGGCAAACTGCGCCGCGCCGATGTGACGGTCACGCTGGATGTCTTTGGCACGAACATCCAGGCGCGCGGCCAGATCAGCCGCGAAAGCGCGGCGGTGGGCGATGGTCAGACCGGACGCCGCCTGTTCGCCACGCTGGACGCGCCGCGCGGTTTCAAACCCGGCGATTTCGTCACCGTTTCGGTGCAAGAGGCGCCCTTGGCCCGTGTTGCCCGGCTGCCCGCCACGGCAGTCAACGCCGCGGGCGAGGTTCTGGTGATCGGCGAGGAAGAACGGCTTGCGACTGCGGTGGTCACGGTACTGCGACGGCAGGGCGACGATGTCCTGATCCGCGCCCGCGATCTTGAGGGCCAAGAGGTTGTGGCGGAACGCACGCCCCTGCTGGGGGCGGGCATCCGCGTCAATCCGCTGCGCAGCGAAGGTGCGCCTGCCCCGCAGGAACCCGAAATGCTGGAACTGACCGAGGAACGCCGCGCCAAGCTGCGCGCCTTTGTCGAAGGAAACACCCGCATGCCGGAAGAGGCCAAGGCGCGCATCCTGTCGCAACTGTCGCAGGACAAGGTTCCCGCCAGCACGGTCGCCCGTCTCGAAGAACGGATGGGGGGCTGACATGGCACGTGCCCTGCCTGATCGCGCCGGCGGCATCTTTTCCTACTTTACCCGCCACCCGACCCTGTCGAACCTTTTATTGGTCGTGCTTCTGGTCGCAGGGCTGTTCGCGGTTCCCAACATGCGGGCGCAGTTCTTTCCCGACGTGATCATCGATGAGGTGTCGGTGTCCGTCCAATGGGACGGCGCCGGGGCCGAGGATGTGGATTCCGCCATCGTGCAGGTTCTCGAACCGGCCCTGCTGACGGTCGAGGGGGTCGAAAGCTCGTCCGCTTCGTCGCGCGAGGGACGCGCTTCGATCAGTCTCGAGTTCGAGCCGGGCTGGGACATGGCGCGCGCTGCCAATGACGTGCAATCGGCGGTGGACGGGGTCACCAACCTGCCCGAAGACGCCGAAGAACCGGATGTCGAACGCCGCTATTGGCGCGACCGGGTCACCGACCTGGTGATCACCGGACCCGTGGGCACGGATCAGCTGGCCCGGTTTGCCGATGAACTGGTGGTGCGCCTGTTCGCCGAAGGCGTGACGCGCACGACCATCCAGGGGCTTGCCGCGCCGCGCACCGTGATCGAGGTGCCATCGCAGAACCTGATCGCCAACGACGTCACCATGGCGCAGATCGCTACCGCCATCGCCGCCGAGGTCAACGCCGATCCGGCGGGCGATGTGGGCAGCGCGGGCGCGCGTGTGCGCACCGGTGTCGAAAAACGCGCGGCCGACGATCTGGCGGGGATCGTGCTGCGGTCGAACCAGGATGGCTCCAAGCTGACGGTGGGCGACGTGGCCCGCGTCCGGGTCGAGGGGATCGACCGCGAACGCAGCTATTTCGTCGGCGAAAACCCGGCGATTTCGGTGCGGGTCGACCGCAGCGACCGGGGCGACGCCATCGGCATTCAAAAGACGGTGCAGGAGGTCGCGGACGACTTCAGCGCCTCGCTGCCGCAGGGTGTCAGCATTGATTTGATCCGCACCCGGGCCGAGGCCATCACCGGGCGTCTGAACATCCTTCTGGACAACGCGACCATGGGACTGGCCCTGGTGGTTGCGCTGCTGTTCCTGTTCCTGAACGCGCGCACCGCGCTTTGGGTGGCCCTGGGCATCCCGACCTCGCTGCTGGCGGCGATTGCGCTGATGTATGTGTCGGGGCTGACGATCAACATGATCT contains these protein-coding regions:
- a CDS encoding aspartate carbamoyltransferase catalytic subunit; the encoded protein is MTETGPASAAPLSPPPGWEGLLDPGEVILWQARPAPGLSLGRVQPMRHVMGLIFVTFSLFWMSVASSITGQIKEGPVGLFPLFGLIFLAIGMWNAGLFVIWNAFVRRFTTYTLTNRRGFVASNTPLLGRKLKSYPIQPDTPLEFEGDDPGTIWFAERHVMTKNGSHRHRIGFERIPEARKVYALLRQIQRGEA
- a CDS encoding aspartate carbamoyltransferase catalytic subunit — its product is MTSMLINGSETGTVRLFHLDLPPEAIERFTTMAGTGEWPLKYGLGAKTLRPAFVDVVSIRDLEDMPLSRYMAEAHNASGADFNAARPQIDALKGHVLILPSQAFDNTTQTLTVAAPLRWVGTFSELAPKARGARLRTDSAKGIESADGPVSPPLNIPKFLILAAIGVVALVALVLVRVLG
- a CDS encoding aspartate carbamoyltransferase catalytic subunit, yielding MRFDHRHLLGIEPLRPDEITTVLDLADQYVGFNRRRDKHASALAGLTQINMFFENSTRTQASFELAGKRLGADVMNMSMQASSIKKGETLIDTAMTLNAMHPDLLVVRHPHSGAVDLLAQKVNCAVLNAGDGKHEHPTQALLDALTIRRAKGRLHRLNIAICGDIAHSRVARSNILLLHKMENRIRLVGPSTLMPSGIEHFGVEVYDNMEEGLKDVDVVMMLRLQKERMDGGFIPSEREYYHRYGLDAEKLAKAKPDAIVMHPGPMNRGVEIDGTLADDINRSVIQDQVEMGVAVRMAAMDLLARNLRARPKEVMV
- a CDS encoding uracil-DNA glycosylase, whose product is MESALDWHTARALLEWQFEMGVDEAISDRPIDRFAIEQAAREAAASQKAQVAVARTAPGIVVPEKGPDPVEVALASAKAAADLAGLRAAMEAFEHCELKRGARNLVFCDGNPAGRVMIIGEAPGRDEDRIGKPFVGKAGQLLDRMLAAIDLSRDDSVYITNVLPWRPPQNRDPKPDEIAMMLPFLQRHIALVDPDLLVIAGNISCQALLGKRGITRLRGQWTEVAGRPALPMFHPAYLLRTPAAKREAWADLLELRTRLEASGK
- a CDS encoding LysE family translocator; this translates as MSVDLIVLLAFVPAGLALNLTPGADMMFCLAQGLRGGARPGWAASAGIAAGGLVHAALAGLGLSALLATFPAAFEAIRWGGVAYLLWLAVKTLRAPIGGPQGKGLRPAQAFVQGFAVNMTNPKVILFILAFVPQFVTPDRAILPQFLIFGMVLSLGGLVINGLVGQFAGYLRAGLTGGSVADRVLRWLSATLFAGLAVRLALTSTR
- the moaB gene encoding molybdenum cofactor biosynthesis protein B, giving the protein MSRIDETKEFIPVRIAILTVSDTRGLDQDRSGDTLVQRLTEAGHSLADRKIIRDERAEIADQLRAWIANPEVDVIISTGGTGLTGRDVTVEAHRDVYEKEIDAFGTVFTMVSFQKIGTSAVQSRATGGVAGGTYLFALPGSTGACKDAWDEILRWQLDFRHRPCNFVEIFPRLDEHLRRK
- a CDS encoding efflux RND transporter periplasmic adaptor subunit; translated protein: MRFLRKSLTGLFLTAVTLGLMFYAGTMVREAVQARMSEEPRVPQARERVFAVNVAPVVFETVTPVLSAFGEVQSSRTLELRAASSGTLIDLHPDFVEGGQVTQGQLLARIDPADAQAALERAESDLLDAQAEQREADRAIVLAEDELQAARDQVALREQALKRQTDLVDRNVGTAAAVETAELALSSAHQAVLSRRQAVATAQSRIDQAATKLKRAQIALEEARRHLANTEIRAEFSGTLSDVTVVAGRLVSTNEKLAQIVDADALEVVFRVSTQEYARLLDDDGKLRRADVTVTLDVFGTNIQARGQISRESAAVGDGQTGRRLFATLDAPRGFKPGDFVTVSVQEAPLARVARLPATAVNAAGEVLVIGEEERLATAVVTVLRRQGDDVLIRARDLEGQEVVAERTPLLGAGIRVNPLRSEGAPAPQEPEMLELTEERRAKLRAFVEGNTRMPEEAKARILSQLSQDKVPASTVARLEERMGG